From the genome of Pungitius pungitius chromosome 21, fPunPun2.1, whole genome shotgun sequence, one region includes:
- the rundc3ab gene encoding RUN domain-containing protein 3A isoform X1 — protein METGCVQAAMATGEASRKGGSLRNVAVERRNLIAVCRFSVKTLLEKYTAEPIDDSSEEFINFAAILEHILSHRFKGTGSWFDGQRSYWDYVRMACAKVPNSCIGSIESMENISSSRAKGRAWIRVALMEKRLSEYMATALRDGRTTRRFYAEGAIVLREEATVLTGMLIGLGAIDFSFCLKGEALDGKSSAVIDYTPYLKFSQSYEYLSDDDDRQSVDSSTSDDSVPDHPYVPLVPDEDSWSTRCRKMEQRFKIVNAQKGYLEELVRLRESQLKNTETENKRLKARLEELQSHSTQEKKDLENIVLELQEQMTSLIPRDSNHLAKNLSIPLVNQWPAPQPHKSQDDVKLFRRRSFPSSELLSVDISLDSDSQRTEGKQNGGAWCTEKDYTPSMVGLCGSLASLRSCKSLASLKSSECLVNISAENSPVPSPCWGAPKTHRRPLN, from the exons ATGGAGACCGGCTGTGTGCAGGCGGCGATGGCCACGGGAGAGGCCTCGAGGAAAGGGGGGTCGCTTCGGAACGTGGCGGTGGAGCGCAGGAACCTCATCGCGGTCTGCAG GTTTTCGGTGAAGACGCTGTTGGAGAAGTACACAGCCGAACCAATCGATGATTCCTCCGAGGAGTTCATCAATTTCGCCGCCATcctggagcacatcctcagCCACCGATTCAAAG GGACCGGCAGCTGGTTCGATGGTCAGAGGAGTTACTGGGACTACGTCCGCATGGCCTGCGCCAAAGTCCCCAACAGCTGCATCGGCAGCATCGAGAGCATGGAGAACATCAGCAGCTCCCGGGCCAAG GGGCGAGCCTGGATCAGAGTCGCCCTGATGGAGAAGAGGCTGTCTGAATACATGGCAACTGCTCTGAGGGACGGCAGAACAACCAG GAGGTTCTATGCAGAGGGAGCCATCGTGTTGAGAGAGGAAGCCACGGTCCTCACTGGGATGCTCATCGGTCTCGGAGCCATAGATTTCAG TTTCTGTCTGAAAGGGGAGGCGTTGGATGGGAAATCCTCGGCGGTGATTGACTACACACCGTACTTGAAGTTCTCACAAAG CTACGAGTACCTGAGCGACGATGACGATCGGCAGAGCGTCGACAGCAGCACCAGCGACGACAGCGTCCCCGATCACCCGTACGTCCCCCTGGTCCCCGACGAGGACAGCTGGAGCACAAGGTGCCGCAAGATGGAGCAGAGGTTCAAGATCGTCAACGCTCAAAAG GGTtacctggaggagctggtgcGCCTGCGTGAGTCCCAGCTGAAGAACACAGAAACAGAGAACAAGAGGCTGAAGGCCcgactggaggagctgcagagccaCAGCACACAGGAGAAGAAGGACCTGGAGAACATAGTCCTGGAGCTTCAGGAGCAGAT GACCAGCCTGATTCCACGTGACTCCAACCACCTGGCCAAAAACCTCTCAATCCCTCTGGTCAACCAGTGGCCGGCGCCGCAGCCGCACAAAAGCCAAGACGACGTCAAGCTGTTCCGCAG gaggagcttcCCGAGCAGCGAGCTGCTGTCCGTGGACATCAGCCTGGACTCGGACTCCCAGAGAACTGAGGGGAAGCAGAATGGCGGAGCCTGGTGCACAG AAAAGGACTACACCCCCTCCATGGTGGGCCTCTGTGGGTCCTTGGCCTCCCTCCGCAGCTGTAAGTCTCTGGCGAGCCTCAAGTCCAGCGAGTGCCTGGTGAACATCAGCGCAGAGAACAGCCCCGTCCCGTCTCCCTGCTGGGGGGCGCCAAAGACTCACCGCCGACCGCTTAACTGA
- the rundc3ab gene encoding RUN domain-containing protein 3A isoform X2, translating into METGCVQAAMATGEASRKGGSLRNVAVERRNLIAVCRFSVKTLLEKYTAEPIDDSSEEFINFAAILEHILSHRFKGTGSWFDGQRSYWDYVRMACAKVPNSCIGSIESMENISSSRAKGRAWIRVALMEKRLSEYMATALRDGRTTRRFYAEGAIVLREEATVLTGMLIGLGAIDFSFCLKGEALDGKSSAVIDYTPYLKFSQSYEYLSDDDDRQSVDSSTSDDSVPDHPYVPLVPDEDSWSTRCRKMEQRFKIVNAQKGYLEELVRLRESQLKNTETENKRLKARLEELQSHSTQEKKDLENIVLELQEQMTSLIPRDSNHLAKNLSIPLVNQWPAPQPHKSQDDVKLFRRRSFPSSELLSVDISLDSDSQRTEGKQNGGAWCTGDILHNRFS; encoded by the exons ATGGAGACCGGCTGTGTGCAGGCGGCGATGGCCACGGGAGAGGCCTCGAGGAAAGGGGGGTCGCTTCGGAACGTGGCGGTGGAGCGCAGGAACCTCATCGCGGTCTGCAG GTTTTCGGTGAAGACGCTGTTGGAGAAGTACACAGCCGAACCAATCGATGATTCCTCCGAGGAGTTCATCAATTTCGCCGCCATcctggagcacatcctcagCCACCGATTCAAAG GGACCGGCAGCTGGTTCGATGGTCAGAGGAGTTACTGGGACTACGTCCGCATGGCCTGCGCCAAAGTCCCCAACAGCTGCATCGGCAGCATCGAGAGCATGGAGAACATCAGCAGCTCCCGGGCCAAG GGGCGAGCCTGGATCAGAGTCGCCCTGATGGAGAAGAGGCTGTCTGAATACATGGCAACTGCTCTGAGGGACGGCAGAACAACCAG GAGGTTCTATGCAGAGGGAGCCATCGTGTTGAGAGAGGAAGCCACGGTCCTCACTGGGATGCTCATCGGTCTCGGAGCCATAGATTTCAG TTTCTGTCTGAAAGGGGAGGCGTTGGATGGGAAATCCTCGGCGGTGATTGACTACACACCGTACTTGAAGTTCTCACAAAG CTACGAGTACCTGAGCGACGATGACGATCGGCAGAGCGTCGACAGCAGCACCAGCGACGACAGCGTCCCCGATCACCCGTACGTCCCCCTGGTCCCCGACGAGGACAGCTGGAGCACAAGGTGCCGCAAGATGGAGCAGAGGTTCAAGATCGTCAACGCTCAAAAG GGTtacctggaggagctggtgcGCCTGCGTGAGTCCCAGCTGAAGAACACAGAAACAGAGAACAAGAGGCTGAAGGCCcgactggaggagctgcagagccaCAGCACACAGGAGAAGAAGGACCTGGAGAACATAGTCCTGGAGCTTCAGGAGCAGAT GACCAGCCTGATTCCACGTGACTCCAACCACCTGGCCAAAAACCTCTCAATCCCTCTGGTCAACCAGTGGCCGGCGCCGCAGCCGCACAAAAGCCAAGACGACGTCAAGCTGTTCCGCAG gaggagcttcCCGAGCAGCGAGCTGCTGTCCGTGGACATCAGCCTGGACTCGGACTCCCAGAGAACTGAGGGGAAGCAGAATGGCGGAGCCTGGTGCACAGGTGACATTTTGCACAACCGGTTCTCATGA